The following proteins are encoded in a genomic region of Candidatus Leptovillus gracilis:
- a CDS encoding DEAD/DEAH box helicase yields the protein MMHGFSQEQVKARILHTWPLFFARHGRFTPIQHQAIPPILDGNDVLVIAATASGKTEAVIAPLLERLWTNLHAPLTILYICPTRALVRDLYNRLQPALADTGVRLGMKTGDAQPGVTLPAVLITTPESADSLLTRTPKTFANVQAIVLDEIHLFDNTPRGDHVRCLLPRIERIRQYARPDVESAQRVALSATVPDPAGVSRRYLRNGTIVAVPGGREIVAEIAPLYDLRELVQALRERPSRKSLIFCNSRDEVEQTAVALRHALPHHADIFVHYSNLDAAMRRETEERFAQAAVAICVATSTLELGIDIGSVDDVVLLGAPPNVNAFTQRVGRGSRRAAQTPVLCMPKSPGEWARFEALLQLAENRQSFMVNRQWQTAFRPSVLVQQIFSLLRQSPTGSVRLADVRRIAPPEVTSEDVRKIVSYLALSGYLQPGRPGEWKPDEKLNVLLDQHEIYSNIGGDVGGITAVDAHTGRTIAHTGQSYPPGTILLFGGRSMQVVWVERYRFGLTAVPDQPPADILRQRKSFAAIPFDVTQAVAHSLGVAAGEMAALPQTPGLFLFHFWGSVVGGSTDGRSPGARRSRRIGQ from the coding sequence ATGATGCATGGGTTTTCCCAAGAGCAGGTTAAAGCGCGTATTCTCCACACCTGGCCGTTGTTTTTTGCCCGGCACGGCCGTTTCACCCCCATCCAACACCAGGCCATTCCGCCCATCCTGGATGGGAACGACGTTCTCGTCATCGCCGCCACGGCTTCCGGCAAAACGGAAGCCGTTATTGCTCCGCTGTTGGAGCGCCTCTGGACCAACCTGCACGCGCCCCTGACGATTCTCTACATTTGCCCCACGCGGGCGTTGGTGCGCGACTTGTACAATCGCCTGCAACCGGCGCTGGCCGATACCGGCGTCCGCCTGGGCATGAAAACCGGCGACGCGCAGCCCGGCGTGACGTTACCGGCTGTCCTCATCACCACCCCGGAATCGGCTGATTCCCTGCTGACCCGCACCCCCAAAACCTTTGCCAATGTGCAGGCCATCGTTTTGGACGAAATTCACCTGTTCGACAATACGCCGCGCGGGGACCATGTGCGCTGCCTGCTGCCGCGCATCGAGCGCATCCGGCAGTATGCCCGGCCAGACGTGGAATCGGCGCAGCGGGTGGCCTTGTCGGCCACTGTGCCGGACCCGGCGGGCGTGAGCCGACGCTACTTGCGCAATGGGACGATTGTGGCCGTGCCGGGTGGGCGGGAAATCGTGGCGGAGATTGCGCCGTTGTATGATTTGCGGGAGTTGGTGCAGGCGCTGCGTGAACGGCCGTCACGCAAATCTCTCATCTTCTGCAATTCACGGGACGAGGTGGAGCAAACGGCCGTTGCCCTGCGCCACGCCCTGCCTCATCACGCCGACATCTTCGTTCACTATAGCAATCTGGACGCGGCCATGCGCCGCGAGACGGAAGAACGCTTTGCCCAGGCCGCTGTCGCCATCTGCGTGGCCACCTCCACCCTGGAACTGGGCATAGACATCGGCAGCGTGGACGATGTGGTGCTGCTCGGCGCGCCGCCCAATGTCAACGCCTTTACGCAGCGCGTGGGCCGGGGCAGCCGCCGCGCCGCGCAAACGCCCGTCCTCTGTATGCCCAAATCCCCCGGCGAATGGGCGCGGTTTGAGGCGCTGTTGCAGTTGGCGGAGAATCGCCAATCATTCATGGTCAATCGTCAATGGCAAACTGCTTTTCGCCCGTCCGTCCTGGTGCAGCAAATCTTCAGCCTGCTCCGGCAAAGCCCCACCGGCAGCGTGCGTCTGGCCGACGTACGCCGGATCGCCCCGCCGGAAGTGACCAGCGAAGACGTCCGTAAGATTGTGTCTTACCTGGCGTTGAGCGGCTATTTGCAGCCTGGCCGACCGGGTGAATGGAAGCCCGACGAGAAGCTGAATGTACTGCTGGACCAGCACGAAATTTACAGCAACATCGGCGGCGACGTGGGCGGCATCACGGCCGTAGACGCCCACACCGGCCGGACCATCGCCCACACCGGCCAATCGTACCCGCCGGGCACAATTTTGCTGTTTGGCGGCCGTTCGATGCAGGTGGTTTGGGTGGAGCGGTATCGGTTTGGCTTAACGGCCGTGCCCGACCAGCCACCCGCCGACATCCTGCGCCAGCGCAAATCCTTCGCTGCCATCCCCTTCGATGTGACGCAAGCCGTCGCCCATTCGTTGGGAGTGGCGGCCGGCGAGATGGCCGCGCTGCCGCAAACGCCGGGCCTGTTCTTGTTTCATTTTTGGGGGTCGGTGGTGGGGGGAAGTACTGACGGCCGTTCTCCTGGCGCAAGGCGTAGCCGCCGAATCGGTCAATGA
- a CDS encoding type II toxin-antitoxin system Phd/YefM family antitoxin, whose protein sequence is MHTKTIASTEAQNNFGRILNDVIQNNTRYIVKRHHSPQAILLSLSDFEQILANHDEQNKLTKLVRELVPVYSLGEPILNEQDDGR, encoded by the coding sequence ATGCACACAAAAACAATTGCCTCAACAGAAGCTCAAAACAATTTTGGCCGCATTCTAAACGACGTTATTCAAAATAACACCCGCTACATTGTGAAACGGCATCATTCGCCACAGGCAATCCTGCTAAGTCTGAGTGACTTCGAGCAAATCCTGGCGAATCATGATGAGCAAAACAAGCTCACTAAATTGGTGCGTGAACTTGTCCCCGTTTACAGCCTAGGCGAACCTATCCTCAACGAACAAGATGACGGCCGGTAA
- a CDS encoding site-specific DNA-methyltransferase: protein MKGNTAFNTFMINYDHQFIGNSMLLHANCFAWMAEIPAESIHSIVTDPPYGVKEYEPDQLDKRTNGNGGIWRIPPSFDGNERSPLPRFTALNTAEREKVQHYFFDWATLALRILRPGGHVILASNTFLSQIVFTAIVEAGFEFRGQIVRLVRTLRGGDRPKNAEKEFPDVCTMPRGCYEPWGIFRKPLLHGMTVSDCLRAYQTGGLRRKPDGNPFEDVIESERTSQRERELADHPSLKPQSFMRQVVYASLPLGEGIVVDPFMGSGSTIAAAEAMGYASIGLERHLAYFEMSQSAIPKLAELGTKELQLPLALV from the coding sequence ATGAAAGGAAATACCGCTTTCAACACGTTCATGATAAACTACGATCACCAGTTCATTGGGAACTCTATGTTACTACATGCCAATTGTTTCGCCTGGATGGCAGAGATTCCAGCGGAAAGCATCCATTCCATTGTCACCGATCCGCCCTATGGAGTTAAAGAGTATGAACCTGATCAACTAGATAAAAGAACAAACGGCAATGGAGGTATCTGGCGTATTCCACCTTCATTTGACGGGAACGAGCGCTCACCCCTGCCACGTTTTACCGCCCTGAATACGGCTGAACGAGAAAAAGTGCAACATTATTTCTTTGACTGGGCCACCTTAGCTTTGCGTATCTTACGACCCGGTGGGCATGTTATTCTTGCGTCTAATACATTTTTGTCGCAAATTGTTTTTACGGCGATTGTTGAAGCGGGGTTTGAATTTCGCGGTCAAATTGTGCGTCTGGTCCGAACGCTGCGCGGCGGTGACAGGCCAAAAAACGCCGAGAAAGAGTTCCCAGACGTTTGCACGATGCCCAGAGGATGTTATGAACCCTGGGGAATTTTTCGCAAACCTCTGCTGCATGGCATGACCGTGAGTGATTGCTTGCGTGCTTATCAGACCGGGGGGTTAAGGCGCAAACCAGACGGTAATCCGTTTGAAGATGTGATCGAGAGTGAACGTACATCCCAACGTGAACGAGAACTCGCCGACCATCCTAGCTTAAAGCCACAATCTTTTATGCGTCAGGTAGTGTATGCCTCTCTACCGTTGGGGGAAGGTATTGTGGTAGACCCTTTTATGGGGTCTGGATCAACCATTGCCGCGGCTGAGGCAATGGGCTACGCCAGTATTGGCCTGGAGCGCCACCTGGCCTA